The following DNA comes from Alnus glutinosa chromosome 6, dhAlnGlut1.1, whole genome shotgun sequence.
GAGGACACACCACAATGTCTTAGGACCTGTCTCTGGAAGACAAAAAGAAGCAGGTAATATTATTTGAGATGAGAAAAATTTAACAACTTCCATCGAGAGACAATCACCAATGCTACAACAAATAACACAGCACATAACCACTTCAGTTCAGTTAGCATATTTTCCATTTTAATTCCCTTTTGCATCAGCAATGGCTTAAAATATCCATTACTTAAAATAGGAACTTAACTAGTGAAAAGAAAACACCATGTAGATGCAAATTTCTCAAAAACAAAGATGTCAAAAAATCGAAAGGTGAAAGGACTTCACTGAAGAAACACAGAAGCGATAGCAGCTAGTATGGGAATAAAGAAGTACCTTTACAACCAATGCCTTAAACCTTGTACTCCTCAACATGCATCCACTTTGTAGCTGACCATTTGTTCCCTCTAATCACAGGGCAACTACCTAGTACAAACCATAACATGAATAACGAATTCATGTCATTGATTATTAGATGTCAAATAACTAATCCTGACAGTAATAAACACGAGAAGTAAGATAACTACGGCAAAGAGAATCAAGCCTCCCATTCTTCTTAAATGTAGAACAAACTGCAGAATCATTGTTGAAGCGCGGCTTAAGTTATCAACAATAAATGAATTGAAGAATTGCTAACCGTGCAAACTTGAAGGATCTAGTGAAGCATCAGGCCTCATGCTCCAAAATAGCAATGCATCGCCCCTTTTTGGTTTCACCGAGAAACCTTCTTTACCACATTCAGATAACTCATCCCACCATGGCACGGAGCTAAAGTTTTTGTTTGCCACAGGAAACACAGTCTCACCTCCTTCTTCAACATCTGACCTGCACCCAAAGCAGAAATGACAAGAAGGATAAGGGGGACATTGAAGCAGATAAGACACATCAGGCACAAATTTTTGAGAGACAAGTGCATCAAAACCTGGGAAGAGGGAGGTATAGTCTTACAGATACATGAGAACAGTAGCAATCCGCTGCCCTCCATTCTTGGTGTTGAACTCATCAAGGAAGTAATCAAAGTGTGGTTCGTATTTCTGCCCCACTTCATAGTGGAGAATTTGAATTCCCTCTCCATGCTCTGTACATTGTATAGTTACCATGAGAAATGTTCTAGACTCTTCTCAAACATATTCCGTCTTAACTACAGCTTCccctcatattttaatttacaaGCCGTGATTCACACAATCAGAATTCACGACTCTCAGAACTTCCACCAACCCACTTGCAGTACCCCCAAAACAAACAATAAGAGAGAGCAAAAGTTtctatgaaaaagaaaagagaacatgAGGCCAACAGTCTTCCAAAACTTAATCAGTTACAGAACATGTGATAGAGAAACACTAAAGAAACTgaaaatgtttgattttcatACGTGCCCCATCTGCTATTAAATTATCTGCACCAGTGCACCTATCTATGCCTCTATGGTATCCTTCCTATACTGCCACTGGTAAGTGATGCGATGATACCTCTCCAACAATCACTTTAGTCGCAAAAAAATTTACCCACAATATATTTGACTCATAAGGTAGCACCAAAACTTAAATCAACCTGGAACTCTAGATTTTAGAAATCCCattgaaaacataaatataGTCATATAACGAGCATAAGTATTCATGCATAAGCCCACTCTTCCAAATGTCACCAAACAAACTTCGTGATAATGTTGCACTCTGTTTGATCTTGGGTTTGCAAAAGATTGGAAATAGCACTTTGGGAGTCTTGTTGTAAAGGTTAGATACAACATGTTCTCGCATTGACTTAACCTTAAAGCTTAAGCCAATGGATTTGGGTACACCAATGTTATTTAAGCAACGACTCTACTACCCTATGTGGGAATCTACCGCTTAACCAACCGCATCACTTTCATTTGGATATTCCAGCACACTCACTGCTTACACCAATAGCATGATAACAATTTTAGAAATCGTTGATGAAAACTCGTAGATAACAGTAGGTCAAAACAGTCATCATAGAGACATGTAAAAGTGTTACAAGATAGAAGAATGCCCAGTGTGGCTAAGCACTTCAAATCAATGTAACGCCTGATTAGCACATAAATGCCTCTAATTTGATCATTGGAGAAATATTAACAgatcaaacaaaaaatgaatgaataaaTAAGTTATCCTTTCtgagtaaaaataaattagttaacagaaaaaaaatctaaatgttTACATAGGTATGATTTTAAACCTCATACCTACAGGTATGAAAGTGAAGTCTGCTATCCTTTTCTCTACATCCCTGACGATTTTATCTCGTCCTCTCCTCAGAAACATTCCAGAACTGGTACGAACCCTGAAAAAAGGATGTCTACTGTCTTATATACTATATCTAGAATATAGCTAATATTTGAAAAAGATTATTACCGATAACATCAACAACATCATATAATGCAGATTAACCTTTCCTTGGAAAAGTGGAGATAGATGGGGTTTAAAAGAACATACAAACCTGCTATCTTTGCTCTGACCTGTTATGCTATCAACAACAGTTGACTTTTTCATATGAGGTTTGGCAAGACTTATCAAGTACTCACATTCTTCCTTGGACTGTTCAAAATGATAACCAAAACATTTAATTATATGTATCAAATCTTTCTACGTTCAATTACATCAAATAAGTAATTCTTAAGACATGCCAGCACTCTCTATATTATTTGGGTCTCCAATTCCCATATATAAGACTAACCAAAAAATTGCGGTAAATAAATGCCCGGGGCTCCCAAGCAAGAATTTCGGTCCACTGCTCCCTTCTCTCCCCAAGCCCTTCACGTCTgcggaaaaaagaaaaaaaagaaaaaagacacacAAGACAGTCGATCACCGTTGATTCCAAACATACCAAACTCTTCGCGACCGTAGATTACGAGCAAAACTCATACCTCTCAAAGCTCCTGCGCCTAAAGGAACTGAGATCGTTCGGCGAAGAATCGTCGGTGCTGATGGGAAGCGAGAAGATTCCGAGAGCCAGTAACATTAGAAGAAATATAGAGATCACGAAAAGCATGGACAGCACGAGCGTCAATGTCGACAATTTCCTGCCCTGCAAGCGAGCGTACCTTCCCTTCGCCATTGTTGaaccccaaaccctaattcTCGAGCAGTGAACGAGGCCTCTAACTATAAATTTCCCCAATTTTGGATCCCTCTGTGATTGTCCGAGATGCGGAGATATGAGCATCGAACTGACCTGGATTGCCCATTTAAGAGCGACGGTTTATACATACATACAGGTTTTTCAAAAATGTACAGGTTAGTTATTGGAATAAGCTAATGACTCAATTAACCCTGGAATTCTTCTAAATGGCGATGTAATTCCGGCTTGGCGGTGAGTCAATTGATGGGTGATCTGGACATTGTAGCGCTCATGGTTTGTTGCTGTTGGCTGCCCATGGTTTGCTGAAACGGATGACTCCGAACCGGAGTCAATGTAACAAgttggaaggaaagaaaagaagataaaaaaaaaatggtgggaaagaaaaaggaagcctCATCCCACGTTCTCCTTTTCAAAACAATTACAGTGGGCCGTGGATTGAAGGAAAAGCTTGACAATTTCAATTTGGAAGTCCATCCCCAAATTTCGAGTAATTCTACCCGGCGCTTTAGCGTCCCTCAAGCGTCCCTCTCCATCTGACGTGGCTTAGTCCACGTCAGgccctctttttttaaaaaaaaaaaaaaaaaaaaaaaaaaatttaaaaaaactaaaacctgcGTATGTTTAAAACCAAAAGACCCAAACCAGTTTCCCCAAAatcatttctccccaaaaaccTCCCTCTCGATCTCCTCCATTGGCGGACCTATATGGGGGCTAGGGGGGGCCTTGGCCCCCCCAACCTCCAAAAtttcccccccccaaaaaaaaaaaaaaaaatctatatatatatatatataaaattttaccctaaattttgtttatttttttagtttgcccccccaaaattttcttctttcaatttggccccccatATTTATAAGGTTGGGTCCGCCACTGATCTCCTCCCTCAACTTCGCCGTCGACGGGCTCCATCTCTGTCCAGCTCCATCGCCACTTTTCCCCTCAAAAACCTCACTCTCTCGATCTCCTCCCTCGACGCCCCCGTCGACGGGCTCCATCTCCGGCCGTTCATCTCCACGCCACCGTTGATCAGCTCCATCTTCGGTCGTTCAATCTCCACGTCCAGGTCTATCACACTCTATAAGTCACAAATCTTCCCCTTTCTCTCTTGGTATCGCAtcacagaagaaaaaaaaaaaaaaaaaaaaaaaaaaaaaatcctgaaaaaaaccctagaattttACAGTTATCGTTTCTTTATTGATTTACTgtttatttccttttattttttcccctttGTGTTATCTGCTTAAttattatatgtgtgtgtttgtgtgttttttttttggcttaaatGTTGGTATTTTTGCTCCTCTGTCAACATTTGCCAGAAAATAATTGGAAAGGCATATTAAgatcttgtgtgttttttttgcTTAAATGTTGGTTTGTTAACTATTTTTGCTCCTCTGTCAACATTTGTCAGAAAATAATTGGAAAGGCATATTAAGATCTTCCTTCACTGTAATACGTTTATGCTATTCCTTTCTGTGGTTGGAGACAAACCCAGTTTGGTCATATAAGCatatgttgttttgtttttgaaagtttttaaaAGGGGTTGCCTTTCAGGCTGGAGTTCTTGTTCtaggattgttttttttttcaattttttggtaagtaatccctcatcatttttttgataactagtgccttattatttt
Coding sequences within:
- the LOC133870371 gene encoding probable prolyl 4-hydroxylase 3 isoform X1 — encoded protein: MLISPHLGQSQRDPKLGKFIVRGLVHCSRIRVWGSTMAKGRYARLQGRKLSTLTLVLSMLFVISIFLLMLLALGIFSLPISTDDSSPNDLSSFRRRSFERREGLGERREQWTEILAWEPRAFIYRNFLSKEECEYLISLAKPHMKKSTVVDSITGQSKDSRVRTSSGMFLRRGRDKIVRDVEKRIADFTFIPVEHGEGIQILHYEVGQKYEPHFDYFLDEFNTKNGGQRIATVLMYLSDVEEGGETVFPVANKNFSSVPWWDELSECGKEGFSVKPKRGDALLFWSMRPDASLDPSSLHGSCPVIRGNKWSATKWMHVEEYKV
- the LOC133870371 gene encoding probable prolyl 4-hydroxylase 3 isoform X2, which gives rise to MLISPHLGQSQRDPKLGKFIVRGLVHCSRIRVWGSTMAKGRYARLQGRKLSTLTLVLSMLFVISIFLLMLLALGIFSLPISTDDSSPNDLSSFRRRSFERREGLGERREQWTEILAWEPRAFIYRNFLSKEECEYLISLAKPHMKKSTVVDSITGQSKDSRVRTSSGMFLRRGRDKIVRDVEKRIADFTFIPVEHGEGIQILHYEVGQKYEPHFDYFLDEFNTKNGGQRIATVLMYL